The Pyrus communis chromosome 9, drPyrComm1.1, whole genome shotgun sequence genome has a segment encoding these proteins:
- the LOC137745160 gene encoding sorting nexin 1-like, translating into MITAQRSISGPSQSPRSPSSQPYLSVSVTDPVKLGNGVQAYISYRVITKTNFLEYQGPEKIVIRRYSDFVWLRDRLFEKYKGIFIPPLPEKSAVEKFRFSAEFIEMRRQALDVFVNRIASHHELQQSEDLRTFLQADEETMERLRFHETGIFKKKPADLMQIFKDVQSKVSDVVLGKEKPVDESNPEYEKLKHYIFELENHLAEAQKHAYRLVKRHRELGQSLADFGKAAKLLGASEGNALGKAFTELGVKSETLSIRLQKEAQQLLMNFEEPLKDYVRAVQSIKATIAERANAFRQQCELAETIKLKEINLDKLMLTRSDRVGEAEHEYNELKAEGEEATRRFETIVRRMNEEIVHFQEQKTTDMGVAFHEFAKGQARLANSIADAWRSLLPKLESCSPA; encoded by the exons ATGATTACCGCG CAGAGAAGCATATCGGGGCCGTCGCAGAGCCCTAGATCTCCGTCGTCGCAGCCGTACCTGTCAGTCTCAGTGACTGATCCTGTGAAATTGGGCAATGGCGTCCAGGCATACATCTCCTACCGAGTGATCACCAAG ACAAATTTTCTTGAATACCAAGGGCCGGAGAAGATTGTTATTCGACGTTACAGTGATTTTGTTTGGCTACGGGATCGCCTCTTTGAAAAGTATAAAGGAATTTTTATTCCACCTCTTCCAGAAAAGAGTGCTGTAG AAAAGTTCCGTTTCAGTGCTGAATTTATTGAGATGAGGCGTCAAGCATTGGATGTATTTGTTAATCGGATAGCTTCACATCATGAACTTCAGCAAAGTGAGGATCTGAGAACCTTCTTACAAGCAGATGAAGAG ACAATGGAGAGGTTAAGGTTTCACGAGACTGGTATCTTTAAGAAGAAGCCGGCAGATTTGATGCAAATCTTCAAG GATGTACAATCTAAAGTGAGCGATGTTGTTCTCGGAAAGGAAAAGCCGGTGGACGAGTCAAATCCTGAATATGAGAAGTTGAAACACTACATCTTTGAGCTGGAAAACCACTTGGCTGAAGCCCAGAAACATGCATACCGTCTTGTCAAGAGGCACAGAG AGCTGGGACAGTCTCTAGCAGATTTTGGGAAAGCAGCCAAGCTCCTAGGAGCTTCCGAAGGTAATGCTCTTGGAAAGGCCTTTACCGAGCTTGGGGTGAAGTCAGAGACATTATCAATTAGGCTGCAAAAGGAG GCCCAACAACTGTTAATGAATTTTGAAGAACCCTTGAAAGATTATGTCCGTGCTGTGCAGTCTATTAAG GCCACAATAGCTGAGAGAGCAAATGCCTTCAGGCAACAGTGTGAACTTGCCGAAACAATTAAGTTGAAGGAGATAAATCT TGACAAACTCATGTTGACCAGATCGGACAGGGTGGGCGAAGCTGAGCACGAGTACAACGAG TTGAAGGCTGAGGGTGAGGAAGCAACCAGAAGATTTGAAACGATAGTGCGACGGATGAATGAAGAGATAGTTCACTTTCAGGAACAAAAAACAACAGACATGGGGGTTGCTTTCCATGAATTTGCCAAGGGACAGGCACGCTTGGCGAATAGTATTGCAGACGCTTGGCGAAGTCTCCTCCCTAAGCTCGAATCTTGCTCTCCGGCTTAG
- the LOC137746192 gene encoding uncharacterized protein produces the protein MASSVAVAGGAMSSLRCVHSPRVSSHVPLSPPPPSLAASCPLVSTTATSNCFFPNLNLHSGRHYRHRNQTAVAKASSQEKDSLIPSDDAEDGVLLGTMKLPSDTDLPRFQILLFQWANSLCQGANLPLDMPLKVDKIAGGTRLGFVTIGNAEVEVPVYIDCLVFPPSDGSGPIFRAVRNGPLKDKTPPGEPRIMRNLMQALQKSVQIARL, from the exons ATGGCCAGTTCTGTTGCTGTGGCGGGAGGAGCGATGAGCTCGCTCCGCTGCGTCCACTCCCCACGTGTCAGCTCCCACGTGCCACTCTCCCCTCCTCCTCCGTCGCTGGCTGCTTCCTGTCCACTAGTATCCACCACCGCCACCAGCAACTGCTTCTTTCCTAACCTTAATTTGCATTCCGGCCGTCACTACCGCCACCGAAATCAAACTGCGGTGGCCAAGGCGTCGTCTCAGGAAAAGGACAGCCTTATCCCTTCGGACGACGCCGAAGACGGCGTCTTGCTCGGGACCATGAAATTGCCCTCGGATACCGATCTTCCCAGATTCCAAATTCTACTATTCCAG TGGGCTAATAGTCTCTGCCAAGGAGCTAACCTGCCTCTTGATATGCCTTTGAAG GTAGACAAAATTGCAGGTGGGACTAGATTGGGGTTTGTTACAATCGGGAATGCGGAGGTTGAGGTCCCTGTGTACATAGACTGCTTGGTTTTTCCACCAAGTGACGGCTCTGGCCCTATTTTCCGAGCTGTCAGAAACGGACCCTTGAAGGACAAGACACCTCCTGGTGAGCCAAGGATCATGAGAAATCTTATGCAGGCCCTTCAGAAGTCGGTCCAAATCGCTAGACTGTAA
- the LOC137746191 gene encoding uncharacterized protein, whose translation MEQQESEVSFGYGQEDGYDAVVVGSGYGGSVAACRLSMAGVRVCLVEKGRRWESKDFPTNSSKIFSTTRMENQNLGISFGPKDALFQVYEQNDSLAATACGLGGGSLVNAGVLVPAPARARRNPKWPKDWERNWDNCEASAAAMLKAQSIPVKFPAAKVLEEVAIGETEEAFETLVKLSVNFDLEELQTDAMGTCLACGNCLSGCPYNAKSSTDKNYLRSAIQACCIVKTECQVQYVVRNMHENFQYKGESSRKNRRWLIYLNEIDYITSDFVILSAGVFGTTKILYQSRMRGLKLSEALGSGFSCNGNTVAYLAGSPAPLNGYGLDRKQMFKTPFEERPGPSISASYTSSLGFTIQSAVLPTSYPYLLFKGITTYGWPTGYWFLHGIIDKIKHIIGCKATQAMVLIALGYDESDGKITLEKGTNKICFTPPHDSLLPRKITAFQKLTKKLGGILFMSKYRSTSVHLLGGCNASLDPSHGVCNSNGQVFDPLSPITVHPGLYVCDASLIPCSIGINPSLTIATAAEHISKNLVQDALKYREGLASVPRIANQGQDSFTDKTIVNGQRSEVLVKETMRGYVGGMPCTAYLRMKMNPQDQKGPNERKLGTQEAHSLLRGKVGGHVKLRAFEKDDLHVLDGDVNICEVDCRTPYTQYMHYHLLLGASTGSRYILEGRKIMNPFISALYAWREMTTLHVTFVKVAEKNSEDEKVVLKGELSISMKELLKSFISLEGNKKGRFLCHLLGALLRTYVLQIPRGNHKDLDSSYFQIKSYPSGILHELKTEDGFNISCRQWKCHHILPQLKGNEQLNPVLLLNGYSTESYWLPTEPNDLVRTLLEGGHETWLLQSRLHPLNSSNSFTIEDIARFDIAAAINKIVELHGPRVKVHVVAHCVGGLAIHIAVMGGHVSATRIASLSCTNSSMFFKLSPWSRVKMWLPLMPISMFILGIDKTLPLLETSTVSLRHSLLKLIARFIPRYERCTCNECEVFSGIFGNTFWHKNVSPTMHQWLNKQSSTKLPMAAFPHLRKICNSGFIVDSNGSNSYLIHPERMALPTLYISGGRSLLVTPHTSFLAHKYMKLHQPGFHHERVVVEGFGHSDLLIGEDSHKKVFPHILSHIRLAESGRSGKGKRFRKEILDWEVDDLYEGFGGFGTWFSPPVVVVLLFMLFFLLVSLFL comes from the exons ATGGAGCAGCAAGAATCGGaagttagttttggttatggaCAAGAAGATGGTTATGATGCAGTTGTTGTGGGGTCTGGCTATGGCGGTTCTGTTGCTGCTTGTCGGTTGTCTATGGCAGGGGTAAGGGTGTGTCTAGTTGAGAAAGGCCGGAGATGGGAATCTAAGGACTTTCCTACTAACAGCTCGAAGATATTTTCTACTACAAGGATGGAGAACCAGAACCTAGGCATTAGCTTTGGACCAAAAGATGCTTTGTTCCAG GTATATGAGCAGAATGATTCTTTAGCAGCTACGGCGTGTGGACTTGGTGGGGGTTCATTAGTGAATGCAGGAGTTCTGGTTCCAGCACCAGCTCGTGCTAGACGAAATCCAAAATGGCCAAAGGATTGGGAAAGGAATTGGGATAACTGTGAAGCTTCTGCGGCAGCCATGCTGAAAGCACAAAGCATTCCTGTCAAGTTTCCTGCTGCAAAAGTCTTGGAAGAGGTTGCTATTGGAGAGACTGAAGAAGCTTTTGAGACTTTGGTGAAGCTAAGCGTGAATTTTGACCTTGAAGAACTACAAACTGATGCAATGGGTACCTGCTTAGCCTGTGGAAACTGTCTTTCTGGATGTCCTTATAATGCCAAAAGTTCTACTGACAAAAATTATCTGCGTTCAGCAATCCAGGCAT GCTGCATAGTTAAAACAGAATGTCAAGTACAGTATGTGGTTCGAAACATGCATGAAAACTTCCAATACAAAGGAGAAAGCAGTAGAAAAAATAGAAGATGGCTTATTTACTTGAATGAGATTGATTACATAACCTCTGATTTCGTAATCCTATCAG CGGGAGTTTTTGGCACCACTAAAATACTCTACCAGTCAAGAATGAGAGGACTAAAACTTTCTGAAGCACTTGGATCTGGATTCAGCTGCAATGGAAATACTGTGGCTTATCTTGCTGGGAGCCCAGCACCACTGAATGGTTACGGATTAGACAGAAAGCAAATGTTTAAGACACCATTTGAAGAAAGGCCAGGGCCATCCATCTCTGCCTCTTACACTTCTTCGCTCGGCTTTACAATACAG AGTGCTGTACTTCCAACATCGTATCCGTACCTGCTGTTTAAAGGAATTACAACCTACGGATGGCCTACTGGATACTGGTTCCTTCATGGGATTATAGACAAGATAAAGCATATCATAGGTTGTAAAGCAACCCAAGCAATGGTTCTTATTGCATTGGGATATGATGAGAGTGATGGTAAGATCACGTTGGAAAAGGGCACGAACAAAATCTGCTTTACCCCGCCTCATGATTCCCTTCTCCCACGAAAAATTACAGCTTTCCAAAAGCTCACTAAGAAATTAGGAGGAATTCTCTTTATGTCAAAATACCGAAGCACATCAGTTCATCTTTTAGGAGGGTGCAATGCATCTTTAGATCCTTCACACGGTGTTTGCAACTCCAACGGGCAGGTTTTTGATCCATTGTCGCCTATCACTGTACATCCCGGCCTCTATGTATGTGATGCTTCTTTGATCCCATGCTCTATTGGAATAAATCCTTCTCTTACTATTGCGACGGCAGCTGAGCACATAAGCAAGAACCTTGTGCAGGATGCTCTAAAGTACAGAGAAGGTCTTGCATCTGTTCCTAGAATTGCTAACCAAGGTCAGGATTCCTTCACTGATAAGACTATAGTTAATGGTCAGAGATCAGAGGTCTTGGTCAAAGAAACAATGAGAGGTTACGTTGGGGGTATGCCGTGCACAGCTTATCTCAGAATGAAGATGAACCCTCAAGACCAGAAAGGACCGAATGAGCGGAAGTTGGGTACTCAAGAAGCCCATTCCCTTTTAAGAGGGAAAGTTGGAGGGCATGTGAAACTTAGAGCCTTTGAGAAGGATGATTTACATGTCTTAGATGGGGACGTAAATATTTGCGAGGTAGATTGCAGAACTCCTTACACACAGTATATGCATTACCATCTTCTTCTCGGGGCTTCTACTGGTTCAAG ATATATTCTCGAGGGAAGAAAGATAATGAATCCTTTTATCTCTGCATTATATGCTTGGAGGGAGATGACAACACTGCATGTGACATTTGTGAAAGTTGCTGAGAAAAACTCGGAGGATGAGAAGGTTGTTTTAAAAGGGGAGCTTAGCATTTCGATGAAGGAGCTTCTTAAGAGTTTCATAAGCCTTGAAGGAAACAAGAAGGGAAGGTTCTTATGCCATCTATTAGGGGCCCTCTTGAGAACCTATGTATTGCAGATACCTCGAGGGAACCACAAGGATTTAGATTCATCCTATTTTCAAATTAAATCTTATCCGAGCGGCATTCTCCATGAATTAAAAACAG AAGATGGATTCAATATCAGTTGTAGGCAATGGAAGTGCCACCATATTTTGCCACAACTTAAAGGAAATGAGCAACTAAATCCAGTTCTTCTTCTTAATGGATACTCCACCGAGAGTTACTGGCTGCCAACAGAGCCAAATGATTTAGTCAGAACTCTGCTTGAAGGAGGGCATGAAACATGGCTACTGCAATCACGATTGCACCCTCTGAATTCGTCAAACAGTTTTACGATTGAAGATATTGCAAGATTTGACATCGCTGCTG CAATTAATAAGATTGTTGAGTTGCATGGGCCGCGCGTGAAGGTGCATGTAGTTGCACACTGTGTCGGAGGCTTAGCCATACACATAGCTGTCATGGGAGGTCACGTCTCTGCAACCCGTATTGCTTCTCTCTCATGCACCAATTCTTCAATGTTCTTCAAGCTTAGTCCTTGGTCCAGAGTTAAAATGTGGCTTCCTCTGATGCCG ATATCAATGTTCATACTTGGAATTGATAAGACGCTTCCTCTGTTGGAGACATCAACCGTTAGCTTACGCCACAGCCTCCTGAAACTTATAGCCCGCTTCATACCCCGCTACGAGAGATGCACCTGCAACGAATGTGAAGTTTTCTCAGGAATCTTCGGAAACACATTCTGGCACAAAAACGTAAGCCCCACCATGCACCAGTGGTTGAACAAGCAAAGCTCTACAAAACTTCCCATGGCAGCATTTCCCCACCTGAGAAAGATATGCAACTCCGGTTTTATAGTAGACAGCAACGGCAGCAACTCATATTTGATCCATCCAGAAAGAATGGCACTCCCAACGCTTTACATATCCGGAGGGCGGTCTCTCCTCGTGACTCCTCACACGTCTTTCCTCGCTCATAAGTACATGAAGTTGCACCAGCCAGGATTCCATCACGAAAGGGTAGTTGTGGAGGGTTTCGGGCATTCAGATTTGTTGATTGGAGAAGATTCTCACAAGAAAGTTTTTCCTCACATTTTATCTCACATACGATTAGCTGAAAGCGGAAGGAGTGGGAAGGGAAAGAGGTTCAGAAAAGAGATATTGGATTGGGAAGTTGATGATCTGTATGAAGGATTTGGGGGATTTGGAACATGGTTTTCTCCTCCTGTTGTTGTTGTGCTgttgtttatgttgttttttctGCTGGTGTCTTTGTTTTTGTAG
- the LOC137745315 gene encoding protein ORANGE-LIKE, chloroplastic-like has product MASFSLTSHPPPSSNTLLPSTISSHGIPRRLSLSKFTSPRPQISCSASKESSPGDNTPSTFCIIEGPETVQDFVQMQLQEIQDNIRSRRNKIFLLMEELRRLRVQHRMRMAKDMDEACVEESNEMPDIPSTIPFLPHMTPKTLKQLYLTSLSMISSVIVFGGLIAPSLELKLGIGGTSYEDFIRSMHLPLQLSQVDPIVASFSGGAVGVISALMLIEANNVEQQEKKRCKYCHGTGYLACARCSASGACLNINPISASSASDRPLRVPTTERCPNCSGAGKVMCPTCLCTGMMMASEHDPRIDPFD; this is encoded by the exons ATGGCTTCTTTCTCACTCACTTCTCATCCTCCCCCTTCCTCCAATACCCTACTTCCCTCCACCATCTCCTCCCATGGAATCCCTAGACGTCTCTCTCTGTCCAAATTCACCTCCCCGCGTCCCCAAATTTCCTGTTCTGCTTCCAAGGAATCATCCCCCGGCGATAACACGCCAAG CACCTTTTGCATCATAGAAGGGCCGGAGACGGTACAGGACTTTGTGCAGATGCAACTGCAGGAAATTCAGGACAACATAAGAAGCCGGCGCAACAAGATTTTTCTTCTCATGGAAGAG CTAAGGAGATTGCGGGTGCAGCACCGGATGAGGATGGCGAAAGATATGGATGAGGCTTGTGTGGAAGAGTCAAATGAGATGCCTGACATTCCATCCACTATCCCATTTCTCCCTCATATG ACACCAAAGACATTGAAGCAGCTCTACCTCACAAGCTTATCCATGATATCTAGTGTAATTGTATTTGGGGGTCTCATTGCACCATCG CTGGAACTAAAATTAGGTATAGGAGGTACCTCGTATGAAGATTTCATTCGTAGCATGCATCTGCCTTTACAATTAAG TCAGGTTGATCCTATTGTGGCATCCTTCTCCGGTGGGGCAGTGGGTGTCATTTCAGCATTGATGTTGATTGAAGCTAACAATGTTGAGCAGCAAGAGAAGAAAAGGTGCAAATATTGCCATGGAACTG GGTACTTGGCCTGTGCTAGATGTTCTGCAAGTGGAGCGTGCTTGAACATCAATCCTATATCAGCATCTAGTGCATCAGACCGCCCTTTGCGAGTGCCCACAACTGAGAGGTGCCCAAATTGCTCTGGTGCTGGAAAG GTCATGTGCCCGACGTGCCTGTGCACTGGGATGATGATGGCAAGCGAGCATGACCCGCGGATTGATCCATTTGACTAA